A section of the Myxocyprinus asiaticus isolate MX2 ecotype Aquarium Trade chromosome 22, UBuf_Myxa_2, whole genome shotgun sequence genome encodes:
- the LOC127413344 gene encoding uncharacterized protein LOC127413344 — MPACATPPSPWLSDVLCEHRTDLRAAERRWWKSKDPADLANPAVEQNITMQLGATTVTPSKTVRNLGVTIDNRLNFTDHISKTARSCRITLYNIRKIRPFLSEHATQLLVQSLVITRLDYCNALIACLPACAIRPLKIIQNTAAHLVLNEPKRVHVTPLLVSLHWLPTDARIKFKALMLAYRTVTGSAPAYLKSFMQSYVPTRSLQSAKKRRLVEPTQRGTKTLFRTFSFIIPRWWNDLPNSIREADSLSVFKKTTKNTSFP, encoded by the exons at gccagcatgtgctacaccacccagcccctggctgtctgacgtcctttgtgaacatcggactgacctcagggcagctgagaggagatggtggaaatctaaagatccagcagacctag ccaaccctgctgttgaacaaaacatcaccatgcagctgggtgcaactacagtaacaccttccaaaactgtcagaaatctaggggtaaccatcgacaacagactaaatttcacagaccacatctcaaagactgcaagatcatgtagaattacactctacaatatcaggaagataagacccttcctctctgaacatgccacacaactgcttgtccagtcacttgtcataactagactggactactgtaatgctctaatTGCATGCcttcctgcatgtgcaattagacccctgaaaATTATCCAGAAtacagcagcacatctggtcttaaatgaaccaaagagagtgcatgttacaccactccttgtctctctccattgGCTGCCGactgatgcacgtatcaaattcaaggctctgatgctggcatacagaacagtcactgggtctgctccagcatacctaaaatcatttatgcagagctacgtgcccactagaagcctgcagtcggctaagaAACGTCGCCTTGTtgaaccaacacaaagaggcaccaaaacacttttccggactttcagcttcatcataccacgttggtggaacgaccttcccaactccatccgtgaagctgactcactctctgtcttcaaaaaaacgactaaaaacacatcttttccatga